A genome region from Carya illinoinensis cultivar Pawnee chromosome 2, C.illinoinensisPawnee_v1, whole genome shotgun sequence includes the following:
- the LOC122300267 gene encoding RPM1-interacting protein 4-like isoform X1 yields the protein MAHNSNVPEFGKWESEVPYTVYFDNARKGKNGGSKRAEVERPEHERNRSQEDTELRMVADSTLQDDTAGLRAALEFPNHNGGVRSSSNNAKQVAPKSSEALRSKNEQHLSREGGDLRRYSDSAMPREAVGQRVLSDSPLHHRVGLSTGNIPKRAMQQSSGSDHSIEHSPLHQHYQPRIGGGKGSGVSSPSWERKGSSQGSSHSLAPLTPGRSRLRSVARDSETPDHSAAVPKFGDWDESNPASAEGYTAIFNLVQQERQVEAGNAPVVASGTPYSNGIHIQSDNKNSKGCCCFPWARK from the exons ATGGCT CATAACTCCAATGTGCCAGAGTTCGGTAAATGGGAAAGCGAAGTCCCATACACGGTCTATTTTGATAATGCAAGGAAGGGTAAGAATGGTGGAAGCAAGAGGGCTGAGGTAGAAAGGCCGGAGCATGAGCGCAATAGAAGCCAAGAAGATACTGAGTTAAGGATGGTAGCTGATTCGACATTGCAAGATGACACTGCAGGCCTGAGGGCTGCTTTGGAATTTCCCAATCACAATGGTGGTGTACGATCTAGTAGTAACAATGCTAAACAGGTAGCGCCTAAAAGCTCAGAAGCATTAAGGTCAAAGAATGAGCAACATTTGAGCCGGGAAGGTGGTGACCTAAGGAGATATAGTGATTCAGCAATGCCCCGTGAAGCTGTAGGTCAGAGAGTATTATCAGATTCACCTCTTCATCATCGTGTTGGCCTGTCCACTGGCAACATCCCTAAAAGGGCTATGCAGCAGAGTTCAGGGTCTGATCACAGCATTGAGCACTCACCTCTGCACCAACATTACCAGCCAAGGATTGGAGGAGGCAAAGGCAGTGGAGTGTCTTCTCCCTCATGGGAAAGGAAGGGTTCGTCTCAAGGTAGTAGCCATAGCTTAGCTCCATTGACTCCAGGAAGATCTCGTCTAAGATCAGTTGCTCGAGACAGTGAAACT CCTGATCACAGTGCTGCTGTTCCAAAATTTGGTGACTGGGATGAGAGCAACCCTGCATCAGCTGAAGGTTACACTGCGATTTTCAACCTAGTGCAACAGGAGAGGCAGGTTGAGGCAGGAAATGCACCAGTTGTGGCGAGTGGAACTCCTTATTCTAATGGCATTCATATACAATCTGATAATAAAAATTCCAAG GGCTGTTGCTGCTTTCCTTGGGCCAGAAAATGA
- the LOC122300267 gene encoding RPM1-interacting protein 4-like isoform X2, which yields MVADSTLQDDTAGLRAALEFPNHNGGVRSSSNNAKQVAPKSSEALRSKNEQHLSREGGDLRRYSDSAMPREAVGQRVLSDSPLHHRVGLSTGNIPKRAMQQSSGSDHSIEHSPLHQHYQPRIGGGKGSGVSSPSWERKGSSQGSSHSLAPLTPGRSRLRSVARDSETPDHSAAVPKFGDWDESNPASAEGYTAIFNLVQQERQVEAGNAPVVASGTPYSNGIHIQSDNKNSKGCCCFPWARK from the exons ATGGTAGCTGATTCGACATTGCAAGATGACACTGCAGGCCTGAGGGCTGCTTTGGAATTTCCCAATCACAATGGTGGTGTACGATCTAGTAGTAACAATGCTAAACAGGTAGCGCCTAAAAGCTCAGAAGCATTAAGGTCAAAGAATGAGCAACATTTGAGCCGGGAAGGTGGTGACCTAAGGAGATATAGTGATTCAGCAATGCCCCGTGAAGCTGTAGGTCAGAGAGTATTATCAGATTCACCTCTTCATCATCGTGTTGGCCTGTCCACTGGCAACATCCCTAAAAGGGCTATGCAGCAGAGTTCAGGGTCTGATCACAGCATTGAGCACTCACCTCTGCACCAACATTACCAGCCAAGGATTGGAGGAGGCAAAGGCAGTGGAGTGTCTTCTCCCTCATGGGAAAGGAAGGGTTCGTCTCAAGGTAGTAGCCATAGCTTAGCTCCATTGACTCCAGGAAGATCTCGTCTAAGATCAGTTGCTCGAGACAGTGAAACT CCTGATCACAGTGCTGCTGTTCCAAAATTTGGTGACTGGGATGAGAGCAACCCTGCATCAGCTGAAGGTTACACTGCGATTTTCAACCTAGTGCAACAGGAGAGGCAGGTTGAGGCAGGAAATGCACCAGTTGTGGCGAGTGGAACTCCTTATTCTAATGGCATTCATATACAATCTGATAATAAAAATTCCAAG GGCTGTTGCTGCTTTCCTTGGGCCAGAAAATGA